The window GGTATGACGGAAGACATTCTTTGTCAGAAAAATCTACGTGATCTGCTGGAAGATCCTTTGGTCGAGCATGAATTGATTACCCATTCTTTTCATGTACCAAGTCGAGAAGTCATTCTCAATGGCGAGCCGTTTTGGATGGACGTAACACCCGTCTCTGAGACTTTGTCAAATCCACAAATATCCAGTCTAACAATCAGCCAGACAACCAGTCCAATTAATATAAAACCCAATGGTCAGACTGTGGGTGCCGTACTGACTTTGCACGCCCCAAAGCGTATGGGAGGGCGGTTACATGCGCTACAGCATTCTGAGGGTAGCGGTTTTCATTTCATTATCGGTGAGTCCGAGCAAATCAAGGCACTAAAAGTACGTGCAGCTAAAGTGGCTGTCGTGGATGCACCCTTGCTGATTACCGGTGAGACAGGGACCGGTAAGGAGTTATTAGCGCAAGCTTGCCACGGTGTCAGTGCTCGTAGCAACGCGCCTTTTCTGGAATTGAACTGTGCCGCTTTACCTGAGAGTTTGGCTGAGAGTGAATTGTTCGGTTATATGTCCGGCGCCTTCACCGGTGCGCAACGTGGCGGTAAACCAGGCCTGATAGAAATGGCGGACGGCGGTACCGTATTTTTGGATGAGATTGGCGAAATGTCGCTCTACTTGCAAGCGAAGTTATTGCGCTTCCTGAATGACGGCAAGTTTCGTCGCATTGGTGGTGATAAAGAGGTTAAGGTTAACGTTCGCATTATCAGCGCCACCCACCGTAATTTGCGCAAGATGGTACATGAAGGCTTATTCCGTGAAGATCTGTTTTATCGGCTGAACGTACTTCATTTAGAAATGCCAGCCTTACGCGAAAGACCAGACGATATTTTGCAATTAGCCCGGCATTTTATTGAACGCGCCTGCACTCAGGCGCAAAAGCCCGTGTGTCGTTTGAACTCGGCCGCTTGCGCCGCGTTGTTGTCTAATCGTTGGCCTGGTAATGTCCGCCAGCTTCAGAATGTGGTTTTTAGAGCGATCACTATGTCTGATCAGCGTGTATTAGACGCAGCAGATTTAGATTGGGCTGAGGGTAGTATCACGGCAGACGAGGTTCATATTGATGCTGCCGAAAGCTGGGAGCTGTCCGTTAGAGAGTTTGAATCAGCCTTGCTAGAAAAGCTCTACTCACAATATCCATCTAGCCGCAAACTTGCTGCCAGATTAGATACGTCACACTCAATGATCGCGGCTAAACTCAGGAAATACGGCATACCTCAAAAACGCTGATACTTATCCCAAACATTGATTTTTGAATGGCAATCAAGAGCGAGCAGGTAGATTTAATGAGAGTTAATGACTTGATTGTGATAAATCTTCGTCAGGCTCTTCTGGTAAGTTGACTGCAGGGATTGTATATTTTTCTTCAGCCCATGCGCCCAAATCAATTTGTTTGCAGCGATCAGAGCAAAAAGGCCGGTAAGGACTCGCTTCCGACCAAACCACTTTTTTGCCGCAAGTAGGGCAATCTACAACTGTACTCATATAATTAATTCCAACTAAAGACGATCAGCGCATTGCACGATATCGCCATACAAAAACTTTTATAAGCACTCAACTCAAGGTTTATGAGTAGTGCGTAGCAAACAAAAAATTAAAAATTACAAAGTGTCAGATCAAATGGAATATCGC of the Undibacterium sp. 5I1 genome contains:
- a CDS encoding sigma-54-dependent transcriptional regulator; translated protein: MRINIQFKDRVGIAHEILAVFALRGLNVVGVEVDPPNIYIDSPELLEFMLPSLQQDCDQVRGVGKINVLDILPGKRRRLNLDTVMAVMEDPVLAIDANGKVVIANAAAAAVSGMTEDILCQKNLRDLLEDPLVEHELITHSFHVPSREVILNGEPFWMDVTPVSETLSNPQISSLTISQTTSPINIKPNGQTVGAVLTLHAPKRMGGRLHALQHSEGSGFHFIIGESEQIKALKVRAAKVAVVDAPLLITGETGTGKELLAQACHGVSARSNAPFLELNCAALPESLAESELFGYMSGAFTGAQRGGKPGLIEMADGGTVFLDEIGEMSLYLQAKLLRFLNDGKFRRIGGDKEVKVNVRIISATHRNLRKMVHEGLFREDLFYRLNVLHLEMPALRERPDDILQLARHFIERACTQAQKPVCRLNSAACAALLSNRWPGNVRQLQNVVFRAITMSDQRVLDAADLDWAEGSITADEVHIDAAESWELSVREFESALLEKLYSQYPSSRKLAARLDTSHSMIAAKLRKYGIPQKR
- the yacG gene encoding DNA gyrase inhibitor YacG, with translation MSTVVDCPTCGKKVVWSEASPYRPFCSDRCKQIDLGAWAEEKYTIPAVNLPEEPDEDLSQSSH